In the Quercus lobata isolate SW786 chromosome 5, ValleyOak3.0 Primary Assembly, whole genome shotgun sequence genome, one interval contains:
- the LOC115990309 gene encoding uncharacterized protein LOC115990309: MGYSYLLESPAALATFRNGKVFVQDLRVVHAKDLNFVLRSEIYVHWDGQLRASHLILGVEPVYSTWQPFKQALIVDSPLLSYIDVRYVNFLPPSLTTGEAREFGRRVTRADELAPLRDESAEKASRRIRELAHEAVQQGQAQEQPIPENPAAVNQQQVIEAAALLARAARPKGKMVSRKVLSVERFVPGARQSNQPPPPEGRGQVPQPSPPPQAGRARKKQKVTDQPSTCPGEVAAQTPPRPTGGIVIREPPTEAGTGGASSSQVAPAWEPKILLDGKPLPSTACIRMWDKGEGGRIAQSLAEALQLPEDVHAFEDGSEESVGRRLEWHAIAAAQMAHIVAARARELAEESEREKEAREAAVKTAKEKLKAAESAEKKAAVAEKNRSLAEKRCAELLTQQNETELKLAQAISLNTSNAEEIADLRAGLAAAEQKWYDVGFADAENSVEPVVARARNMGFEAGWFAALQAMGVPEDSHLRDPGQIPFPSPAPAAQGTPVAIDEEETASMRELVEQIDAHAEPEEMEVTSIPTVQELLGEAPPFSLAGQQEVIPPNQPPR; this comes from the exons atgggttactcttacctccTAGAGTCCCcggctgctttggccacctttagga acggcaaagtgtttgtgcaGGACCTCAGAGTCGTCCACGCCAAAGACTTAAACTTCGTCCTCCGCTctgagatatacgtgcattgggacgggCAACTCCGGGCTTCGCATTTGATCCTCGGTGTGGAGCCGGTTTATTCTACTTGGCAGCCGTTCAAGCAGGCCCTGatagttgacagccccctgctGTCGTATATAGACGTTCGGTACGTGAACTTTTTACCGCCGAGTCTTACAACCGGGGAAGCGAGGGAATTTGGCCGGCGGGTTACTCGCGCAGACGAGCTAGCCCCTTTGAGAGACGAATCCGCGGAAAAAGCATCCCGGCGCATCAGGGAGTTAGCCCACGAAGCCGTGCAGCAAGGCCAAGCGCAAGAGCAGCCAATCCCCGAGAATCCGGCCGCCGTGAACCAACAACAAGTGATAGAAGCGGCCGCCCTTTTAGCTAGAGCTGCCCGGCCTAAGGGAAAGATGGTATCTAGAAAAGTGCTGTCGGTAGAACGGTTTGTGCCCGGTGCCAGACAATCCAATCAGCCCCCTCCTCCCGAGGGCCGGGGTCAAGTGCCGCAGCCTTCACCCCCACCGCAGGCCGGACGTGCCCGGAAGAAGCAAAAGGTCACCGATCAACCTTCCACTTGCCCGGGCGAGGTCGCTGCCCAGACTCCTCCCCGTCCAACAGGTGGTATTGTTATCCGTGAGCCGCCGACTGAAGCCGGCACGGGGGGcgcgtcctcctcccaagtggctCCTGCGTGGGAGCCGAAGATCCTTCTGGACGGCAAACCATTGCCGTCAACCGCCTGCATTCGGATGTGGGATAAAGGCGagggcggccgtattgcccaatCTTTGGCCGAAGCTCTCCAACTTCCCGAGGATGTGCATGCTTTCGAGGATGGATCCGAGGAGTCCGTagggcgccggttagagtggcacgccattgcg GCTGCTCAAATGGCCCACATTGTGGCTGCTCGGGCACGGGAGCTTGCTGAGGAGAGCGAGCGCGAGAAGGAGGCGCGCGAGGCGGCGGTGAAAACGGCTAAGGAAAAACTGAAGGCCGCCGAGTCTGCTGAGAAAAAGGCTGCAGTTGCCGAGAAGAACCGGTCCCTTGCCGAGAAAAGGTGTGCGGAGCTCCTAACCcagcagaatgagacggagCTTAAGCTAGCCCAAGCTATCAGCCTTAACACCTCCAATGCCGAGGAGATAGCTGACCTTAGGGCAGGCTTGGCAGCCGCGGAGCAGAAATGGTATGATGTCGGCTTTGCTGATGCCGAAAACTCTGTAGAGCCGGTGGTTGCTCGGGCTAGGAATATGGgctttgaggccgggtggtttgccgcCCTTCAGGCAATGGGTGTTCCTGAGGATTCGcatctgagagaccccggccaaatcCCATTCCCGAGCCCCGCCCCTGCTGCTCAGGGTACCCCGGTGGCGATTGACGAGGAAGAGACAgccagtatgagggagctggttgagCAAATCGATGCTCACGCCGAGCCTGAGGAAATGGAAGTCACCAGtatcccgactgtgcaggagcttctcggtGAGGCCCCGCCTTTTTCTTTGGCCGGCCAGCAGGAAGTGATACCGCCGAACCAACCTCCCCGctaa
- the LOC115992776 gene encoding agamous-like MADS-box protein AGL30 isoform X1, with the protein MGRVKLKIKRLENTNGRQATYAKRKHGIMKKANELSILCDIDIVLLMFSPSGKPSVCRGMRSSIEEVIAKFAQLTPQERAKRKLESLEALKKTFKKLDHDVNIQEFLGTSTQTIEDLTNQARSLETQLAEINKRLSYWTTPDKINSVEHLGQMEDSLRESLNQIRTHKQENLQKQQLMSLECSSQFQNGMHMPFRIGAEQQLQPLSWLPNNDSRQIIFPEDPNLLPHRDVECSASSSLGSYSGYFGTGKNSEIPNSGQEHGLLNQLTRNAPLRLQLGGQYPYLPYNVNLLNDTKFQPAAQMNQQEDPLEYHVSGNFGTSRPGYETTHHGWASTSGSSVVNMFDEHLYPQQPN; encoded by the exons ATGGGAAGGGTAAAGCTAAAGATAAAGAGGTTGGAGAATACAAATGGTCGTCAAGCGACCTATGCGAAAAGGAAGCATGGCATCATGAAAAAGGCTAATGAGTTATCCATACTATGTGACATAGACATTGTTCTTCTCATGTTCTCACCAAGTGGCAAGCCTTCAGTATGCAGGGGAATGCGCAG TAGCATTGAAGAGGTCATTGCAAAATTCGCACAACTAACACCACAGGAAAGGGCAAAAAG GAAGTTGGAAAGCCTTGAA GCACTCAAGAAAACTTTTAAGAAGTTGGACCATGACGTGAATATACAAGAATTTCTTGGTACAAG TACCCAGACAATTGAG GATCTGACTAACCAAGCGAGGTCATTAGAGACTCAACTTGCTGAAATAAACAAAAGACTCAG CTATTGGACTACTCCTGATAAGATCAACAGTGTAGAACATTTGGGGCAAATGGAAGATTCACTTAGGGAATCACTTAACCAAATTCGAACACATAAG CAGGAAAATCTACAAAAGCAGCAACTTATGTCATTAGAATGCAGTAGTCAG TTCCAAAATGGGATGCATATGCCCTTCAGAATAGGTGCTGAACAACAGCTCCAACCTTTATCGTGGCTTCCTAATAATGACAGCCGGCAAATAATATTTCCCGAGGACCCAAACTTGCTTCCCCATAG AGATGTGGAGTGCTCTGCAAGTTCCTCCCTTGGGAGTTATTCTGGTTACTTTGGCACGGGTAAAAATTCAGAGATTCCTAATTCTGGGCAAGAACATGGCTTGCTGAATCAGTTAACTAGAAATGCCCCTCTGAGGCTACAACTGGGTGGGCAATATCCTTACCTCCCATACAATGTCAATTTGCTGAATGATACTAAATTCCAACCAGCAGCACAGATGAACCAACAAGAAGACCCTTTGGAATATCATGTTAGTGGAAATTTTGGAACTTCTAGACCAGGGTATGAGACTACTCATCATGGTTGGGCTTCCACATCTGGGTCTAGTGTTGTTAATATGTTTGATGAGCATTTATATCCCCAG CAACCAAACTGA
- the LOC115992776 gene encoding agamous-like MADS-box protein AGL30 isoform X2 yields the protein MGRVKLKIKRLENTNGRQATYAKRKHGIMKKANELSILCDIDIVLLMFSPSGKPSVCRGMRSSIEEVIAKFAQLTPQERAKRKLESLEALKKTFKKLDHDVNIQEFLGTSTQTIEDLTNQARSLETQLAEINKRLSYWTTPDKINSVEHLGQMEDSLRESLNQIRTHKENLQKQQLMSLECSSQFQNGMHMPFRIGAEQQLQPLSWLPNNDSRQIIFPEDPNLLPHRDVECSASSSLGSYSGYFGTGKNSEIPNSGQEHGLLNQLTRNAPLRLQLGGQYPYLPYNVNLLNDTKFQPAAQMNQQEDPLEYHVSGNFGTSRPGYETTHHGWASTSGSSVVNMFDEHLYPQQPN from the exons ATGGGAAGGGTAAAGCTAAAGATAAAGAGGTTGGAGAATACAAATGGTCGTCAAGCGACCTATGCGAAAAGGAAGCATGGCATCATGAAAAAGGCTAATGAGTTATCCATACTATGTGACATAGACATTGTTCTTCTCATGTTCTCACCAAGTGGCAAGCCTTCAGTATGCAGGGGAATGCGCAG TAGCATTGAAGAGGTCATTGCAAAATTCGCACAACTAACACCACAGGAAAGGGCAAAAAG GAAGTTGGAAAGCCTTGAA GCACTCAAGAAAACTTTTAAGAAGTTGGACCATGACGTGAATATACAAGAATTTCTTGGTACAAG TACCCAGACAATTGAG GATCTGACTAACCAAGCGAGGTCATTAGAGACTCAACTTGCTGAAATAAACAAAAGACTCAG CTATTGGACTACTCCTGATAAGATCAACAGTGTAGAACATTTGGGGCAAATGGAAGATTCACTTAGGGAATCACTTAACCAAATTCGAACACATAAG GAAAATCTACAAAAGCAGCAACTTATGTCATTAGAATGCAGTAGTCAG TTCCAAAATGGGATGCATATGCCCTTCAGAATAGGTGCTGAACAACAGCTCCAACCTTTATCGTGGCTTCCTAATAATGACAGCCGGCAAATAATATTTCCCGAGGACCCAAACTTGCTTCCCCATAG AGATGTGGAGTGCTCTGCAAGTTCCTCCCTTGGGAGTTATTCTGGTTACTTTGGCACGGGTAAAAATTCAGAGATTCCTAATTCTGGGCAAGAACATGGCTTGCTGAATCAGTTAACTAGAAATGCCCCTCTGAGGCTACAACTGGGTGGGCAATATCCTTACCTCCCATACAATGTCAATTTGCTGAATGATACTAAATTCCAACCAGCAGCACAGATGAACCAACAAGAAGACCCTTTGGAATATCATGTTAGTGGAAATTTTGGAACTTCTAGACCAGGGTATGAGACTACTCATCATGGTTGGGCTTCCACATCTGGGTCTAGTGTTGTTAATATGTTTGATGAGCATTTATATCCCCAG CAACCAAACTGA
- the LOC115992776 gene encoding agamous-like MADS-box protein AGL30 isoform X3, with amino-acid sequence MGRVKLKIKRLENTNGRQATYAKRKHGIMKKANELSILCDIDIVLLMFSPSGKPSVCRGMRSIEEVIAKFAQLTPQERAKRKLESLEALKKTFKKLDHDVNIQEFLGTSTQTIEDLTNQARSLETQLAEINKRLSYWTTPDKINSVEHLGQMEDSLRESLNQIRTHKQENLQKQQLMSLECSSQFQNGMHMPFRIGAEQQLQPLSWLPNNDSRQIIFPEDPNLLPHRDVECSASSSLGSYSGYFGTGKNSEIPNSGQEHGLLNQLTRNAPLRLQLGGQYPYLPYNVNLLNDTKFQPAAQMNQQEDPLEYHVSGNFGTSRPGYETTHHGWASTSGSSVVNMFDEHLYPQQPN; translated from the exons ATGGGAAGGGTAAAGCTAAAGATAAAGAGGTTGGAGAATACAAATGGTCGTCAAGCGACCTATGCGAAAAGGAAGCATGGCATCATGAAAAAGGCTAATGAGTTATCCATACTATGTGACATAGACATTGTTCTTCTCATGTTCTCACCAAGTGGCAAGCCTTCAGTATGCAGGGGAATGCGCAG CATTGAAGAGGTCATTGCAAAATTCGCACAACTAACACCACAGGAAAGGGCAAAAAG GAAGTTGGAAAGCCTTGAA GCACTCAAGAAAACTTTTAAGAAGTTGGACCATGACGTGAATATACAAGAATTTCTTGGTACAAG TACCCAGACAATTGAG GATCTGACTAACCAAGCGAGGTCATTAGAGACTCAACTTGCTGAAATAAACAAAAGACTCAG CTATTGGACTACTCCTGATAAGATCAACAGTGTAGAACATTTGGGGCAAATGGAAGATTCACTTAGGGAATCACTTAACCAAATTCGAACACATAAG CAGGAAAATCTACAAAAGCAGCAACTTATGTCATTAGAATGCAGTAGTCAG TTCCAAAATGGGATGCATATGCCCTTCAGAATAGGTGCTGAACAACAGCTCCAACCTTTATCGTGGCTTCCTAATAATGACAGCCGGCAAATAATATTTCCCGAGGACCCAAACTTGCTTCCCCATAG AGATGTGGAGTGCTCTGCAAGTTCCTCCCTTGGGAGTTATTCTGGTTACTTTGGCACGGGTAAAAATTCAGAGATTCCTAATTCTGGGCAAGAACATGGCTTGCTGAATCAGTTAACTAGAAATGCCCCTCTGAGGCTACAACTGGGTGGGCAATATCCTTACCTCCCATACAATGTCAATTTGCTGAATGATACTAAATTCCAACCAGCAGCACAGATGAACCAACAAGAAGACCCTTTGGAATATCATGTTAGTGGAAATTTTGGAACTTCTAGACCAGGGTATGAGACTACTCATCATGGTTGGGCTTCCACATCTGGGTCTAGTGTTGTTAATATGTTTGATGAGCATTTATATCCCCAG CAACCAAACTGA
- the LOC115992776 gene encoding agamous-like MADS-box protein AGL30 isoform X4, with amino-acid sequence MGRVKLKIKRLENTNGRQATYAKRKHGIMKKANELSILCDIDIVLLMFSPSGKPSVCRGMRSIEEVIAKFAQLTPQERAKRKLESLEALKKTFKKLDHDVNIQEFLGTSTQTIEDLTNQARSLETQLAEINKRLSYWTTPDKINSVEHLGQMEDSLRESLNQIRTHKENLQKQQLMSLECSSQFQNGMHMPFRIGAEQQLQPLSWLPNNDSRQIIFPEDPNLLPHRDVECSASSSLGSYSGYFGTGKNSEIPNSGQEHGLLNQLTRNAPLRLQLGGQYPYLPYNVNLLNDTKFQPAAQMNQQEDPLEYHVSGNFGTSRPGYETTHHGWASTSGSSVVNMFDEHLYPQQPN; translated from the exons ATGGGAAGGGTAAAGCTAAAGATAAAGAGGTTGGAGAATACAAATGGTCGTCAAGCGACCTATGCGAAAAGGAAGCATGGCATCATGAAAAAGGCTAATGAGTTATCCATACTATGTGACATAGACATTGTTCTTCTCATGTTCTCACCAAGTGGCAAGCCTTCAGTATGCAGGGGAATGCGCAG CATTGAAGAGGTCATTGCAAAATTCGCACAACTAACACCACAGGAAAGGGCAAAAAG GAAGTTGGAAAGCCTTGAA GCACTCAAGAAAACTTTTAAGAAGTTGGACCATGACGTGAATATACAAGAATTTCTTGGTACAAG TACCCAGACAATTGAG GATCTGACTAACCAAGCGAGGTCATTAGAGACTCAACTTGCTGAAATAAACAAAAGACTCAG CTATTGGACTACTCCTGATAAGATCAACAGTGTAGAACATTTGGGGCAAATGGAAGATTCACTTAGGGAATCACTTAACCAAATTCGAACACATAAG GAAAATCTACAAAAGCAGCAACTTATGTCATTAGAATGCAGTAGTCAG TTCCAAAATGGGATGCATATGCCCTTCAGAATAGGTGCTGAACAACAGCTCCAACCTTTATCGTGGCTTCCTAATAATGACAGCCGGCAAATAATATTTCCCGAGGACCCAAACTTGCTTCCCCATAG AGATGTGGAGTGCTCTGCAAGTTCCTCCCTTGGGAGTTATTCTGGTTACTTTGGCACGGGTAAAAATTCAGAGATTCCTAATTCTGGGCAAGAACATGGCTTGCTGAATCAGTTAACTAGAAATGCCCCTCTGAGGCTACAACTGGGTGGGCAATATCCTTACCTCCCATACAATGTCAATTTGCTGAATGATACTAAATTCCAACCAGCAGCACAGATGAACCAACAAGAAGACCCTTTGGAATATCATGTTAGTGGAAATTTTGGAACTTCTAGACCAGGGTATGAGACTACTCATCATGGTTGGGCTTCCACATCTGGGTCTAGTGTTGTTAATATGTTTGATGAGCATTTATATCCCCAG CAACCAAACTGA
- the LOC115992497 gene encoding phosphatidylinositol N-acetylglucosaminyltransferase subunit C-like → MDNCIAENPSPTRAKWRKVAYGGMQPGFDDNHTDECFLEGMVMNANVVKRDMLKVMQDAISISQYLCIVVLVGLVWTYTLRSTLDESSLLYLDVSLLGSGFLVLLLTEEMLSLNLLLHYLVNVFFFTTGLFVLAPIYQTLTRSISSDTIWAVTVSLVILHLFLHDYSGSTVTAPGALKNPTLTSSISLNASVVASVFIASRLPSRLQVFAIMLFSLQVFLFAPLVTYCIKKYSFRLHLCFSFSLMAMTLAFVYTLHRLLFVLLLGLLVFVTVVCPYWLIRMQEYKFEINGPWDEAKLCFDITD, encoded by the coding sequence ATGGATAACTGCATTGCAGAAAATCCATCTCCAACTCGAGCCAAATGGAGAAAAGTGGCATATGGAGGGATGCAACCTGGGTTTGATGATAATCACACTGATGAGTGTTTCCTTGAAGGTATGGTCATGAATGCCAATGTTGTAAAACGGGACATGCTGAAAGTGATGCAAGATGCAATTTCTATCTCTCAATATCTATGCATTGTTGTTCTTGTCGGTTTGGTTTGGACATATACTCTCAGATCAACTCTTGATGAAAGTTCCCTCTTGTATCTTGATGTGAGCCTTCTTGGATCAGGTTTTCTAGTTCTCCTTTTAACCGAAGAAATGCTTTCCCTTAACCTTCTCTTGCATTATTTAgtcaatgttttcttttttacaactGGGCTATTTGTTTTGGCTCCTATCTACCAAACTCTGACAAGATCCATTAGCTCAGATACCATTTGGGCAGTAACTGTTTCACTTGTCATACTTCATCTATTCCTTCATGACTATTCAGGATCAACCGTGACAGCTCCTGGAGCTCTGAAAAATCCAACCTTGACCAGTTCTATATCTTTAAATGCTTCTGTAGTAGCATCGGTTTTCATTGCATCTCGCCTTCCATCAAGGCTACAAGTTTTTGCTATCATGCTATTCTCCTTGCAAGTCTTCCTTTTTGCTCCACTGGTCACTTACTGTATCAAGAAGTATTCCTTCCGCTTGcacctttgcttttctttcaGTTTGATGGCTATGACCTTGGCTTTTGTTTATACACTGCACCGGTTACTTTTTGTTCTCCTGTTGGGTTTATTGGTTTTTGTTACTGTGGTGTGTCCTTATTGGCTTATACGGATGCAGGAATACAAGTTTGAGATCAATGGCCCTTGGGATGAGGCTAAGCTTTGTTTTGATATTACAGATTAA